The Arachis hypogaea cultivar Tifrunner chromosome 14, arahy.Tifrunner.gnm2.J5K5, whole genome shotgun sequence genome has a segment encoding these proteins:
- the LOC112743701 gene encoding ubiquitin-like-specific protease 1 isoform X2 — protein sequence MYGDEMPTCLEVAFRPTSEMVFMGIELAIFFYIFGTDYDPNQEALMTLCSKNWVGDNILNLVASMLMKHAAVTVKGNKWFLPTTFAQIALQQRHISVGTMEYIKTNFMGKVEDLSKIYIPNNVKDHWFLVVVEKSRGLITYLDSLKCSKQRLERMKAIYDVISFLENLLLDDWFYQSDTTERSMVSKFKFQEPEVPQQDAQSYTASILGGQRIQQSKDGHRLGVWTSQSKERRHSKTCY from the exons ATGTATGGTGATGAGATGCCTACG TGCTTGGAGGTGGCATTTAGGCCAACATCGGAAATGGTTTTCATGGGGATTGAGTTGGCTATTTTTTTCTATATCTTTGGAACTGATTATGACCCCAA CCAGGAAGCATTGATGACCCTTTGTTCGAAAAATTGGGTTGGAGATAAC ATTTTGAATTTGGTGGCATCAATGCTTATGAAACATGCAGCAGTTACAGTGAAAGGCAACAAATGGTTCCTCCCAACCACTTTTGCT CAAATAGCACTCCAACAACGACATATTTCTGTTGGGACAATGGAATACATCAAAACAAACTTTATGGGCAAGGTTGAAGACCTCTCTAAG ATATACATACCTAATAATGTTAAAGATCATTGGTTCCTAGTAGTTGTGGAAAAAAGTAGAGGGTTGATTACATATCTAGACTCTCTAAAGTGCTCAAAACAAAGGCTCGAGAGGATGAAGGCAATATATGATGTG atttctttcttAGAGAATCTACTATTGGACGATTGGTTTTACCAATCAGATACTACTGAAAGGTCAATGGTTTCAAAGTTCAAATTTCAAGAACCAGAGGTGCCCCAACAAGATGCTCAATC GTATACGGCTTCAATATTAGGTGGTCAACGAATACAGCAGAGTAAGGATGGCCATAGACTTGGTGTATGGACCTCACAATCCAAGGAGAGAAGACATTCAAAGACTTGCTATTAA
- the LOC112743701 gene encoding ubiquitin-like-specific protease 1 isoform X9 produces MVMRCLRQEALMTLCSKNWVGDNILNLVASMLMKHAAVTVKGNKWFLPTTFAQIALQQRHISVGTMEYIKTNFMGKVEDLSKIYIPNNVKDHWFLVVVEKSRGLITYLDSLKCSKQRLERMKAIYDVISFLENLLLDDWFYQSDTTERSMVSKFKFQEPEVPQQDAQSYTASILGGQRIQQSKDGHRLGVWTSQSKERRHSKTCY; encoded by the exons ATGGTGATGAGATGCCTACG CCAGGAAGCATTGATGACCCTTTGTTCGAAAAATTGGGTTGGAGATAAC ATTTTGAATTTGGTGGCATCAATGCTTATGAAACATGCAGCAGTTACAGTGAAAGGCAACAAATGGTTCCTCCCAACCACTTTTGCT CAAATAGCACTCCAACAACGACATATTTCTGTTGGGACAATGGAATACATCAAAACAAACTTTATGGGCAAGGTTGAAGACCTCTCTAAG ATATACATACCTAATAATGTTAAAGATCATTGGTTCCTAGTAGTTGTGGAAAAAAGTAGAGGGTTGATTACATATCTAGACTCTCTAAAGTGCTCAAAACAAAGGCTCGAGAGGATGAAGGCAATATATGATGTG atttctttcttAGAGAATCTACTATTGGACGATTGGTTTTACCAATCAGATACTACTGAAAGGTCAATGGTTTCAAAGTTCAAATTTCAAGAACCAGAGGTGCCCCAACAAGATGCTCAATC GTATACGGCTTCAATATTAGGTGGTCAACGAATACAGCAGAGTAAGGATGGCCATAGACTTGGTGTATGGACCTCACAATCCAAGGAGAGAAGACATTCAAAGACTTGCTATTAA
- the LOC112743701 gene encoding ubiquitin-like-specific protease 1 isoform X10 has protein sequence MVMRCLREILVPNEHCCGSQEALMTLCSKNWVGDNILNLVASMLMKHAAVTVKGNKWFLPTTFAQIALQQRHISVGTMEYIKTNFMGKVEDLSKIYIPNNVKDHWFLVVVEKSRGLITYLDSLKCSKQRLERMKAIYDVISFLENLLLDDWFYQSDTTERSMVSKFKFQEPEVPQQDAQSHSVIYGGVVPYRWSTNTAE, from the exons ATGGTGATGAGATGCCTACG AGAGATTCTTGTGCCTAACGAACATTGTTGTGGAAGCCAGGAAGCATTGATGACCCTTTGTTCGAAAAATTGGGTTGGAGATAAC ATTTTGAATTTGGTGGCATCAATGCTTATGAAACATGCAGCAGTTACAGTGAAAGGCAACAAATGGTTCCTCCCAACCACTTTTGCT CAAATAGCACTCCAACAACGACATATTTCTGTTGGGACAATGGAATACATCAAAACAAACTTTATGGGCAAGGTTGAAGACCTCTCTAAG ATATACATACCTAATAATGTTAAAGATCATTGGTTCCTAGTAGTTGTGGAAAAAAGTAGAGGGTTGATTACATATCTAGACTCTCTAAAGTGCTCAAAACAAAGGCTCGAGAGGATGAAGGCAATATATGATGTG atttctttcttAGAGAATCTACTATTGGACGATTGGTTTTACCAATCAGATACTACTGAAAGGTCAATGGTTTCAAAGTTCAAATTTCAAGAACCAGAGGTGCCCCAACAAGATGCTCAATC ACACTCTGTCATCTATGGTGGCGTGGTGCCATACCG GTGGTCAACGAATACAGCAGAGTAA
- the LOC112743701 gene encoding ubiquitin-like-specific protease 1 isoform X3: MYGDEMPTCLEVAFRPTSEMVFMGIELAIFFYIFGTDYDPKEILVPNEHCCGSQEALMTLCSKNWVGDNILNLVASMLMKHAAVTVKGNKWFLPTTFAQIALQQRHISVGTMEYIKTNFMGKVEDLSKIYIPNNVKDHWFLVVVEKSRGLITYLDSLKCSKQRLERMKAIYDVISFLENLLLDDWFYQSDTTERSMVSKFKFQEPEVPQQDAQSHSVIYGGVVPYRWSTNTAE, translated from the exons ATGTATGGTGATGAGATGCCTACG TGCTTGGAGGTGGCATTTAGGCCAACATCGGAAATGGTTTTCATGGGGATTGAGTTGGCTATTTTTTTCTATATCTTTGGAACTGATTATGACCCCAA AGAGATTCTTGTGCCTAACGAACATTGTTGTGGAAGCCAGGAAGCATTGATGACCCTTTGTTCGAAAAATTGGGTTGGAGATAAC ATTTTGAATTTGGTGGCATCAATGCTTATGAAACATGCAGCAGTTACAGTGAAAGGCAACAAATGGTTCCTCCCAACCACTTTTGCT CAAATAGCACTCCAACAACGACATATTTCTGTTGGGACAATGGAATACATCAAAACAAACTTTATGGGCAAGGTTGAAGACCTCTCTAAG ATATACATACCTAATAATGTTAAAGATCATTGGTTCCTAGTAGTTGTGGAAAAAAGTAGAGGGTTGATTACATATCTAGACTCTCTAAAGTGCTCAAAACAAAGGCTCGAGAGGATGAAGGCAATATATGATGTG atttctttcttAGAGAATCTACTATTGGACGATTGGTTTTACCAATCAGATACTACTGAAAGGTCAATGGTTTCAAAGTTCAAATTTCAAGAACCAGAGGTGCCCCAACAAGATGCTCAATC ACACTCTGTCATCTATGGTGGCGTGGTGCCATACCG GTGGTCAACGAATACAGCAGAGTAA
- the LOC112743701 gene encoding uncharacterized protein isoform X7, giving the protein MYGDEMPTCLEVAFRPTSEMVFMGIELAIFFYIFGTDYDPKEILVPNEHCCGSQEALMTLCSKNWVGDNILNLVASMLMKHAAVTVKGNKWFLPTTFAQIALQQRHISVGTMEYIKTNFMGKVEDLSKISFLENLLLDDWFYQSDTTERSMVSKFKFQEPEVPQQDAQSYTASILGGQRIQQSKDGHRLGVWTSQSKERRHSKTCY; this is encoded by the exons ATGTATGGTGATGAGATGCCTACG TGCTTGGAGGTGGCATTTAGGCCAACATCGGAAATGGTTTTCATGGGGATTGAGTTGGCTATTTTTTTCTATATCTTTGGAACTGATTATGACCCCAA AGAGATTCTTGTGCCTAACGAACATTGTTGTGGAAGCCAGGAAGCATTGATGACCCTTTGTTCGAAAAATTGGGTTGGAGATAAC ATTTTGAATTTGGTGGCATCAATGCTTATGAAACATGCAGCAGTTACAGTGAAAGGCAACAAATGGTTCCTCCCAACCACTTTTGCT CAAATAGCACTCCAACAACGACATATTTCTGTTGGGACAATGGAATACATCAAAACAAACTTTATGGGCAAGGTTGAAGACCTCTCTAAG atttctttcttAGAGAATCTACTATTGGACGATTGGTTTTACCAATCAGATACTACTGAAAGGTCAATGGTTTCAAAGTTCAAATTTCAAGAACCAGAGGTGCCCCAACAAGATGCTCAATC GTATACGGCTTCAATATTAGGTGGTCAACGAATACAGCAGAGTAAGGATGGCCATAGACTTGGTGTATGGACCTCACAATCCAAGGAGAGAAGACATTCAAAGACTTGCTATTAA
- the LOC112743701 gene encoding ubiquitin-like-specific protease 1 isoform X5 — protein sequence MYGDEMPTCLEVAFRPTSEMVFMGIELAIFFYIFGTDYDPKEILVPNEHCCGSQEALMTLCSKNWVGDNILNLVASMLMKHAAVTVKGNKWFLPTTFAQIALQQRHISVGTMEYIKTNFMGKVEDLSKIYIPNNVKDHWFLVVVEKSRGLITYLDSLKCSKQRLERMKAIYDVISFLENLLLDDWFYQSDTTERSMVSKFKFQEPEVPQQDAQSWSTNTAE from the exons ATGTATGGTGATGAGATGCCTACG TGCTTGGAGGTGGCATTTAGGCCAACATCGGAAATGGTTTTCATGGGGATTGAGTTGGCTATTTTTTTCTATATCTTTGGAACTGATTATGACCCCAA AGAGATTCTTGTGCCTAACGAACATTGTTGTGGAAGCCAGGAAGCATTGATGACCCTTTGTTCGAAAAATTGGGTTGGAGATAAC ATTTTGAATTTGGTGGCATCAATGCTTATGAAACATGCAGCAGTTACAGTGAAAGGCAACAAATGGTTCCTCCCAACCACTTTTGCT CAAATAGCACTCCAACAACGACATATTTCTGTTGGGACAATGGAATACATCAAAACAAACTTTATGGGCAAGGTTGAAGACCTCTCTAAG ATATACATACCTAATAATGTTAAAGATCATTGGTTCCTAGTAGTTGTGGAAAAAAGTAGAGGGTTGATTACATATCTAGACTCTCTAAAGTGCTCAAAACAAAGGCTCGAGAGGATGAAGGCAATATATGATGTG atttctttcttAGAGAATCTACTATTGGACGATTGGTTTTACCAATCAGATACTACTGAAAGGTCAATGGTTTCAAAGTTCAAATTTCAAGAACCAGAGGTGCCCCAACAAGATGCTCAATC GTGGTCAACGAATACAGCAGAGTAA
- the LOC112743701 gene encoding ubiquitin-like-specific protease 1 isoform X15, with protein sequence MVMRCLREILVPNEHCCGSQEALMTLCSKNWVGDNILNLVASMLMKHAAVTVKGNKWFLPTTFAQIALQQRHISVGTMEYIKTNFMGKVEDLSKIYIPNNVKDHWFLVVVEKSRGLITYLDSLKCSKQRLERMKAIYDVISFLENLLLDDWFYQSDTTERSMVSKFKFQEPEVPQQDAQSWSTNTAE encoded by the exons ATGGTGATGAGATGCCTACG AGAGATTCTTGTGCCTAACGAACATTGTTGTGGAAGCCAGGAAGCATTGATGACCCTTTGTTCGAAAAATTGGGTTGGAGATAAC ATTTTGAATTTGGTGGCATCAATGCTTATGAAACATGCAGCAGTTACAGTGAAAGGCAACAAATGGTTCCTCCCAACCACTTTTGCT CAAATAGCACTCCAACAACGACATATTTCTGTTGGGACAATGGAATACATCAAAACAAACTTTATGGGCAAGGTTGAAGACCTCTCTAAG ATATACATACCTAATAATGTTAAAGATCATTGGTTCCTAGTAGTTGTGGAAAAAAGTAGAGGGTTGATTACATATCTAGACTCTCTAAAGTGCTCAAAACAAAGGCTCGAGAGGATGAAGGCAATATATGATGTG atttctttcttAGAGAATCTACTATTGGACGATTGGTTTTACCAATCAGATACTACTGAAAGGTCAATGGTTTCAAAGTTCAAATTTCAAGAACCAGAGGTGCCCCAACAAGATGCTCAATC GTGGTCAACGAATACAGCAGAGTAA
- the LOC112743701 gene encoding uncharacterized protein isoform X13, with translation MYGDEMPTCLEVAFRPTSEMVFMGIELAIFFYIFGTDYDPKEILVPNEHCCGSQEALMTLCSKNWVGDNILNLVASMLMKHAAVTVKGNKWFLPTTFAQIALQQRHISVGTMEYIKTNFMGKVEDLSKISFLENLLLDDWFYQSDTTERSMVSKFKFQEPEVPQQDAQSHSVIYGGVVPYRWSTNTAE, from the exons ATGTATGGTGATGAGATGCCTACG TGCTTGGAGGTGGCATTTAGGCCAACATCGGAAATGGTTTTCATGGGGATTGAGTTGGCTATTTTTTTCTATATCTTTGGAACTGATTATGACCCCAA AGAGATTCTTGTGCCTAACGAACATTGTTGTGGAAGCCAGGAAGCATTGATGACCCTTTGTTCGAAAAATTGGGTTGGAGATAAC ATTTTGAATTTGGTGGCATCAATGCTTATGAAACATGCAGCAGTTACAGTGAAAGGCAACAAATGGTTCCTCCCAACCACTTTTGCT CAAATAGCACTCCAACAACGACATATTTCTGTTGGGACAATGGAATACATCAAAACAAACTTTATGGGCAAGGTTGAAGACCTCTCTAAG atttctttcttAGAGAATCTACTATTGGACGATTGGTTTTACCAATCAGATACTACTGAAAGGTCAATGGTTTCAAAGTTCAAATTTCAAGAACCAGAGGTGCCCCAACAAGATGCTCAATC ACACTCTGTCATCTATGGTGGCGTGGTGCCATACCG GTGGTCAACGAATACAGCAGAGTAA
- the LOC112743701 gene encoding ubiquitin-like-specific protease 1 isoform X6, protein MVMRCLREILVPNEHCCGSQEALMTLCSKNWVGDNILNLVASMLMKHAAVTVKGNKWFLPTTFAQIALQQRHISVGTMEYIKTNFMGKVEDLSKIYIPNNVKDHWFLVVVEKSRGLITYLDSLKCSKQRLERMKAIYDVISFLENLLLDDWFYQSDTTERSMVSKFKFQEPEVPQQDAQSYTASILGGQRIQQSKDGHRLGVWTSQSKERRHSKTCY, encoded by the exons ATGGTGATGAGATGCCTACG AGAGATTCTTGTGCCTAACGAACATTGTTGTGGAAGCCAGGAAGCATTGATGACCCTTTGTTCGAAAAATTGGGTTGGAGATAAC ATTTTGAATTTGGTGGCATCAATGCTTATGAAACATGCAGCAGTTACAGTGAAAGGCAACAAATGGTTCCTCCCAACCACTTTTGCT CAAATAGCACTCCAACAACGACATATTTCTGTTGGGACAATGGAATACATCAAAACAAACTTTATGGGCAAGGTTGAAGACCTCTCTAAG ATATACATACCTAATAATGTTAAAGATCATTGGTTCCTAGTAGTTGTGGAAAAAAGTAGAGGGTTGATTACATATCTAGACTCTCTAAAGTGCTCAAAACAAAGGCTCGAGAGGATGAAGGCAATATATGATGTG atttctttcttAGAGAATCTACTATTGGACGATTGGTTTTACCAATCAGATACTACTGAAAGGTCAATGGTTTCAAAGTTCAAATTTCAAGAACCAGAGGTGCCCCAACAAGATGCTCAATC GTATACGGCTTCAATATTAGGTGGTCAACGAATACAGCAGAGTAAGGATGGCCATAGACTTGGTGTATGGACCTCACAATCCAAGGAGAGAAGACATTCAAAGACTTGCTATTAA
- the LOC112743701 gene encoding ubiquitin-like-specific protease 1 isoform X11, giving the protein MTLCSKNWVGDNILNLVASMLMKHAAVTVKGNKWFLPTTFAQIALQQRHISVGTMEYIKTNFMGKVEDLSKIYIPNNVKDHWFLVVVEKSRGLITYLDSLKCSKQRLERMKAIYDVISFLENLLLDDWFYQSDTTERSMVSKFKFQEPEVPQQDAQSYTASILGGQRIQQSKDGHRLGVWTSQSKERRHSKTCY; this is encoded by the exons ATGACCCTTTGTTCGAAAAATTGGGTTGGAGATAAC ATTTTGAATTTGGTGGCATCAATGCTTATGAAACATGCAGCAGTTACAGTGAAAGGCAACAAATGGTTCCTCCCAACCACTTTTGCT CAAATAGCACTCCAACAACGACATATTTCTGTTGGGACAATGGAATACATCAAAACAAACTTTATGGGCAAGGTTGAAGACCTCTCTAAG ATATACATACCTAATAATGTTAAAGATCATTGGTTCCTAGTAGTTGTGGAAAAAAGTAGAGGGTTGATTACATATCTAGACTCTCTAAAGTGCTCAAAACAAAGGCTCGAGAGGATGAAGGCAATATATGATGTG atttctttcttAGAGAATCTACTATTGGACGATTGGTTTTACCAATCAGATACTACTGAAAGGTCAATGGTTTCAAAGTTCAAATTTCAAGAACCAGAGGTGCCCCAACAAGATGCTCAATC GTATACGGCTTCAATATTAGGTGGTCAACGAATACAGCAGAGTAAGGATGGCCATAGACTTGGTGTATGGACCTCACAATCCAAGGAGAGAAGACATTCAAAGACTTGCTATTAA
- the LOC112743701 gene encoding ubiquitin-like-specific protease 1 isoform X4, with amino-acid sequence MYGDEMPTCLEVAFRPTSEMVFMGIELAIFFYIFGTDYDPKEILVPNEHCCGSQEALMTLCSKNWVGDNILNLVASMLMKHAAVTVKGNKWFLPTTFAQIALQQRHISVGTMEYIKTNFMGKVEDLSKIYIPNNVKDHWFLVVVEKSRGLITYLDSLKCSKQRLERMKAIYDVISFLENLLLDDWFYQSDTTERSMVSKFKFQEPEVPQQDAQSNDCGVWVA; translated from the exons ATGTATGGTGATGAGATGCCTACG TGCTTGGAGGTGGCATTTAGGCCAACATCGGAAATGGTTTTCATGGGGATTGAGTTGGCTATTTTTTTCTATATCTTTGGAACTGATTATGACCCCAA AGAGATTCTTGTGCCTAACGAACATTGTTGTGGAAGCCAGGAAGCATTGATGACCCTTTGTTCGAAAAATTGGGTTGGAGATAAC ATTTTGAATTTGGTGGCATCAATGCTTATGAAACATGCAGCAGTTACAGTGAAAGGCAACAAATGGTTCCTCCCAACCACTTTTGCT CAAATAGCACTCCAACAACGACATATTTCTGTTGGGACAATGGAATACATCAAAACAAACTTTATGGGCAAGGTTGAAGACCTCTCTAAG ATATACATACCTAATAATGTTAAAGATCATTGGTTCCTAGTAGTTGTGGAAAAAAGTAGAGGGTTGATTACATATCTAGACTCTCTAAAGTGCTCAAAACAAAGGCTCGAGAGGATGAAGGCAATATATGATGTG atttctttcttAGAGAATCTACTATTGGACGATTGGTTTTACCAATCAGATACTACTGAAAGGTCAATGGTTTCAAAGTTCAAATTTCAAGAACCAGAGGTGCCCCAACAAGATGCTCAATC CAATGACTGTGGTGTGTGGGTTGCATAA
- the LOC112743701 gene encoding ubiquitin-like-specific protease 1 isoform X12 has translation MVMRCLREILVPNEHCCGSQEALMTLCSKNWVGDNILNLVASMLMKHAAVTVKGNKWFLPTTFAQIALQQRHISVGTMEYIKTNFMGKVEDLSKIYIPNNVKDHWFLVVVEKSRGLITYLDSLKCSKQRLERMKAIYDVISFLENLLLDDWFYQSDTTERSMVSKFKFQEPEVPQQDAQSNDCGVWVA, from the exons ATGGTGATGAGATGCCTACG AGAGATTCTTGTGCCTAACGAACATTGTTGTGGAAGCCAGGAAGCATTGATGACCCTTTGTTCGAAAAATTGGGTTGGAGATAAC ATTTTGAATTTGGTGGCATCAATGCTTATGAAACATGCAGCAGTTACAGTGAAAGGCAACAAATGGTTCCTCCCAACCACTTTTGCT CAAATAGCACTCCAACAACGACATATTTCTGTTGGGACAATGGAATACATCAAAACAAACTTTATGGGCAAGGTTGAAGACCTCTCTAAG ATATACATACCTAATAATGTTAAAGATCATTGGTTCCTAGTAGTTGTGGAAAAAAGTAGAGGGTTGATTACATATCTAGACTCTCTAAAGTGCTCAAAACAAAGGCTCGAGAGGATGAAGGCAATATATGATGTG atttctttcttAGAGAATCTACTATTGGACGATTGGTTTTACCAATCAGATACTACTGAAAGGTCAATGGTTTCAAAGTTCAAATTTCAAGAACCAGAGGTGCCCCAACAAGATGCTCAATC CAATGACTGTGGTGTGTGGGTTGCATAA
- the LOC112743701 gene encoding ubiquitin-like-specific protease 1 isoform X8: MYGDEMPTEALMTLCSKNWVGDNILNLVASMLMKHAAVTVKGNKWFLPTTFAQIALQQRHISVGTMEYIKTNFMGKVEDLSKIYIPNNVKDHWFLVVVEKSRGLITYLDSLKCSKQRLERMKAIYDVISFLENLLLDDWFYQSDTTERSMVSKFKFQEPEVPQQDAQSYTASILGGQRIQQSKDGHRLGVWTSQSKERRHSKTCY; encoded by the exons ATGTATGGTGATGAGATGCCTACG GAAGCATTGATGACCCTTTGTTCGAAAAATTGGGTTGGAGATAAC ATTTTGAATTTGGTGGCATCAATGCTTATGAAACATGCAGCAGTTACAGTGAAAGGCAACAAATGGTTCCTCCCAACCACTTTTGCT CAAATAGCACTCCAACAACGACATATTTCTGTTGGGACAATGGAATACATCAAAACAAACTTTATGGGCAAGGTTGAAGACCTCTCTAAG ATATACATACCTAATAATGTTAAAGATCATTGGTTCCTAGTAGTTGTGGAAAAAAGTAGAGGGTTGATTACATATCTAGACTCTCTAAAGTGCTCAAAACAAAGGCTCGAGAGGATGAAGGCAATATATGATGTG atttctttcttAGAGAATCTACTATTGGACGATTGGTTTTACCAATCAGATACTACTGAAAGGTCAATGGTTTCAAAGTTCAAATTTCAAGAACCAGAGGTGCCCCAACAAGATGCTCAATC GTATACGGCTTCAATATTAGGTGGTCAACGAATACAGCAGAGTAAGGATGGCCATAGACTTGGTGTATGGACCTCACAATCCAAGGAGAGAAGACATTCAAAGACTTGCTATTAA
- the LOC112743701 gene encoding ubiquitin-like-specific protease 1 isoform X14, protein MYGDEMPTEALMTLCSKNWVGDNILNLVASMLMKHAAVTVKGNKWFLPTTFAQIALQQRHISVGTMEYIKTNFMGKVEDLSKIYIPNNVKDHWFLVVVEKSRGLITYLDSLKCSKQRLERMKAIYDVISFLENLLLDDWFYQSDTTERSMVSKFKFQEPEVPQQDAQSHSVIYGGVVPYRWSTNTAE, encoded by the exons ATGTATGGTGATGAGATGCCTACG GAAGCATTGATGACCCTTTGTTCGAAAAATTGGGTTGGAGATAAC ATTTTGAATTTGGTGGCATCAATGCTTATGAAACATGCAGCAGTTACAGTGAAAGGCAACAAATGGTTCCTCCCAACCACTTTTGCT CAAATAGCACTCCAACAACGACATATTTCTGTTGGGACAATGGAATACATCAAAACAAACTTTATGGGCAAGGTTGAAGACCTCTCTAAG ATATACATACCTAATAATGTTAAAGATCATTGGTTCCTAGTAGTTGTGGAAAAAAGTAGAGGGTTGATTACATATCTAGACTCTCTAAAGTGCTCAAAACAAAGGCTCGAGAGGATGAAGGCAATATATGATGTG atttctttcttAGAGAATCTACTATTGGACGATTGGTTTTACCAATCAGATACTACTGAAAGGTCAATGGTTTCAAAGTTCAAATTTCAAGAACCAGAGGTGCCCCAACAAGATGCTCAATC ACACTCTGTCATCTATGGTGGCGTGGTGCCATACCG GTGGTCAACGAATACAGCAGAGTAA
- the LOC112743701 gene encoding uncharacterized protein isoform X1 — translation MYGDEMPTCLEVAFRPTSEMVFMGIELAIFFYIFGTDYDPKEILVPNEHCCGSQEALMTLCSKNWVGDNILNLVASMLMKHAAVTVKGNKWFLPTTFAQIALQQRHISVGTMEYIKTNFMGKVEDLSKIYIPNNVKDHWFLVVVEKSRGLITYLDSLKCSKQRLERMKAIYDVISFLENLLLDDWFYQSDTTERSMVSKFKFQEPEVPQQDAQSYTASILGGQRIQQSKDGHRLGVWTSQSKERRHSKTCY, via the exons ATGTATGGTGATGAGATGCCTACG TGCTTGGAGGTGGCATTTAGGCCAACATCGGAAATGGTTTTCATGGGGATTGAGTTGGCTATTTTTTTCTATATCTTTGGAACTGATTATGACCCCAA AGAGATTCTTGTGCCTAACGAACATTGTTGTGGAAGCCAGGAAGCATTGATGACCCTTTGTTCGAAAAATTGGGTTGGAGATAAC ATTTTGAATTTGGTGGCATCAATGCTTATGAAACATGCAGCAGTTACAGTGAAAGGCAACAAATGGTTCCTCCCAACCACTTTTGCT CAAATAGCACTCCAACAACGACATATTTCTGTTGGGACAATGGAATACATCAAAACAAACTTTATGGGCAAGGTTGAAGACCTCTCTAAG ATATACATACCTAATAATGTTAAAGATCATTGGTTCCTAGTAGTTGTGGAAAAAAGTAGAGGGTTGATTACATATCTAGACTCTCTAAAGTGCTCAAAACAAAGGCTCGAGAGGATGAAGGCAATATATGATGTG atttctttcttAGAGAATCTACTATTGGACGATTGGTTTTACCAATCAGATACTACTGAAAGGTCAATGGTTTCAAAGTTCAAATTTCAAGAACCAGAGGTGCCCCAACAAGATGCTCAATC GTATACGGCTTCAATATTAGGTGGTCAACGAATACAGCAGAGTAAGGATGGCCATAGACTTGGTGTATGGACCTCACAATCCAAGGAGAGAAGACATTCAAAGACTTGCTATTAA